A part of Arachis hypogaea cultivar Tifrunner chromosome 12, arahy.Tifrunner.gnm2.J5K5, whole genome shotgun sequence genomic DNA contains:
- the LOC112729345 gene encoding transcription factor MYB3R-3, translating to MSSTMSPGIGSEASASPRHRRTTGPIRRANGGWTAEEDETLRNAVAAFKGKSWKKIAEFFPDRSDVQCLHRWQKVLSPELVKASWTRD from the exons ATGAGCTCCACTATGTCACCAGGGATAGGTAGCGAGGCATCGGCTTCACCCCGTCATCG GAGAACCACTGGTCCTATAAGGCGAGCAAATGGTGGTTGGACAGCAGAGGAG GATGAGACATTAAGGAATGCTGTTGCAGCCTTTAAGGGAAAGAGTTGGAAAAAAATAG CTGAGTTTTTCCCTGATAGATCAGATGTTCAATGTCTGCACAGATGGCAAAAAGTTCTTAGTCCAGAACTTGTTAAAGCATCTTGGACTAGGGACTGA